The following coding sequences lie in one Flagellimonas eckloniae genomic window:
- a CDS encoding DUF349 domain-containing protein: MQENEQKLQETEGGTEHNVDTTKTPLEESPISEPNTSEAAVQENIESPITATEDNSEEKTGEDSPKSEESDRVIEEIEESNAEDAEDVDNQKRHHIPMLDYHAMSLENLVGELQRLVKNEKVQAISKHVSSIKYEFDQKFQEFLEHKKEEFIASGGNEIDFRYNSVSKRQFNEVFSEFREKRDQYYKQLEQNLKSNLQKRLEIIEQLKGLVNVDEDINTTYKNFKELQENWRNAGPVPRNSYNDVWRTYHHHMEIFYDFLHLNRELRDLDFKHNLEEKLKLVERAEALANEPDLGKAFRELQTLHKIWKEDIGPVAKEQREEVWGRFSNATKAMHQRRQEHYQEMEKVYEKNLEKKEEVITSILSIANNVTNNHRALQQQIKEVEVLRDTFFKAGKVPQKVNEQTWSAFKDAVRTFNRNKNSFYKNQKKEQLENLEKKKALLELALALKDSDDREMATPEMKRIQSEWKKIGHVPRRYSDKIWNEFKTACNHYFDQLHAEKNEAQKGEYENFEKKNACLERLKSFQLTGNTEKDLATLKKFMSEWKTLGRIPYNKRHINGKFNKIVDALLRKLGVSRQESELLKYGDKMQELAKSDSDIAIGNERIFIRRKIDESKAEIRQLENNLQFFSHASEDNPVVREVIKNIDKHKESLETWQAKLKKLNILKNNLNKEEEASAEEE, translated from the coding sequence ATGCAGGAAAATGAACAAAAACTTCAGGAAACTGAAGGTGGCACTGAGCATAACGTGGACACAACGAAAACACCATTGGAAGAAAGCCCCATTTCTGAACCCAATACGTCCGAGGCTGCTGTGCAAGAAAATATAGAGTCTCCCATTACAGCAACCGAAGATAATTCGGAGGAAAAAACTGGTGAAGACAGTCCAAAATCCGAGGAATCCGATAGGGTAATAGAAGAAATTGAAGAGTCCAATGCGGAAGATGCAGAAGATGTTGACAATCAAAAAAGGCATCATATCCCTATGTTGGACTATCATGCTATGTCGCTGGAAAACTTGGTGGGCGAACTACAACGTTTGGTCAAAAATGAAAAAGTCCAAGCAATAAGTAAGCATGTAAGCTCCATTAAATACGAATTTGATCAGAAGTTCCAAGAATTTTTAGAGCATAAAAAAGAGGAGTTTATTGCCTCTGGTGGAAATGAAATAGATTTTAGGTACAATTCAGTTTCGAAAAGACAATTTAATGAGGTTTTTTCTGAGTTTAGAGAAAAACGAGATCAGTATTATAAGCAACTGGAACAAAACCTTAAAAGTAATCTTCAAAAGCGATTGGAAATAATCGAGCAATTGAAGGGTCTTGTAAACGTTGATGAGGATATTAACACCACCTACAAAAATTTTAAGGAGTTACAAGAAAATTGGCGTAATGCGGGTCCTGTTCCCCGAAATAGCTATAATGATGTATGGCGAACATATCACCATCACATGGAAATCTTTTATGATTTTTTGCATCTTAACCGAGAACTTCGCGATTTAGATTTTAAACACAACCTTGAAGAAAAATTAAAATTGGTTGAGCGAGCTGAAGCATTGGCCAATGAACCAGACCTTGGAAAAGCCTTTCGCGAACTACAGACGCTTCATAAAATTTGGAAAGAGGATATTGGACCTGTTGCCAAAGAACAACGCGAAGAAGTTTGGGGACGGTTTAGTAATGCAACAAAGGCCATGCACCAACGTAGACAGGAGCACTACCAAGAGATGGAAAAGGTCTATGAAAAGAATCTAGAAAAAAAAGAAGAAGTTATAACCTCAATATTATCCATAGCCAATAATGTGACAAATAATCATAGGGCGCTCCAACAACAGATAAAAGAAGTGGAGGTTTTACGGGATACTTTTTTCAAGGCTGGGAAAGTACCACAAAAAGTGAATGAGCAAACTTGGAGTGCATTTAAGGATGCTGTTCGTACATTCAATAGAAATAAGAATTCCTTTTACAAAAATCAAAAAAAGGAACAACTAGAAAATCTGGAAAAGAAAAAAGCATTGCTTGAACTTGCCCTTGCCCTTAAAGATAGTGATGATCGAGAAATGGCTACTCCAGAAATGAAACGTATACAAAGTGAATGGAAAAAAATAGGCCATGTACCCAGAAGGTATTCAGATAAAATTTGGAATGAATTCAAAACTGCATGTAACCACTATTTTGACCAACTGCATGCAGAGAAAAACGAAGCTCAAAAGGGAGAATATGAGAATTTTGAAAAGAAAAATGCATGTTTGGAACGATTAAAATCATTTCAATTAACTGGTAATACGGAAAAAGATCTTGCAACTCTGAAAAAGTTTATGTCAGAATGGAAGACACTTGGTCGAATCCCCTACAACAAAAGGCACATCAATGGTAAGTTCAACAAAATTGTAGATGCGTTACTTAGAAAATTAGGGGTAAGCAGACAAGAATCCGAGCTCTTAAAGTATGGGGATAAAATGCAGGAATTGGCAAAATCCGATAGTGATATTGCCATTGGAAATGAACGCATTTTTATCCGCAGAAAAATAGATGAAAGTAAAGCTGAAATAAGACAGCTGGAAAACAATCTTCAATTTTTCTCACACGCTTCAGAAGATAATCCGGTAGTAAGGGAAGTTATAAAAAATATAGATAAGCATAAAGAATCTCTAGAAACTTGGCAAGCCAAGTTGAAAAAGTTGAATATTCTTAAAAACAACCTTAACAAAGAGGAAGAGGCCTCTGCAGAAGAAGAATAA
- a CDS encoding DUF368 domain-containing protein, which translates to MKARKLLDYVFITLKGMAMGAADVVPGVSGGTIAFISGIYEELITSINTINFSLLSTLRKEGFKSFWSQINGNFLLALFLGIFISVLSLAKFLSWLLENHSILLWSFFFGLVLASIFFVGKEITKWTIGTVVMFLIGAAVAYFITELPPNENVESIPYLFLSGALAVCAMILPGISGAFILVLLGSYKTILDAVHEKDLKIVITVALGAIFGLLSFARLLKWMFTHYKNLTLALLTGFILGSLNKIWPWKKVLETKTFGDKTIVIDDANIWPSAFEGDNQLIFAVILAIIGFSLIFILERLASKK; encoded by the coding sequence ATGAAGGCACGCAAACTATTGGATTATGTGTTTATAACACTAAAGGGGATGGCCATGGGAGCCGCCGATGTGGTTCCAGGGGTTTCAGGGGGCACAATAGCATTTATTTCAGGGATTTATGAAGAACTCATAACCTCAATCAATACTATCAATTTTTCTCTTTTATCGACCCTAAGAAAAGAGGGCTTTAAGTCCTTTTGGAGCCAAATAAACGGTAATTTTCTGCTAGCACTTTTCCTGGGTATTTTTATTAGTGTCCTATCGCTTGCCAAATTTCTAAGTTGGCTGCTTGAAAATCATTCCATTCTTTTATGGTCCTTCTTTTTTGGGCTTGTATTAGCAAGTATATTTTTTGTGGGCAAGGAGATTACCAAATGGACAATAGGTACTGTAGTTATGTTTCTAATTGGTGCAGCAGTAGCTTATTTCATTACAGAACTTCCTCCAAATGAAAATGTGGAGAGCATCCCCTATCTTTTTCTTTCCGGTGCTTTGGCTGTATGCGCCATGATTTTACCGGGAATTTCAGGAGCCTTTATTTTAGTATTATTAGGTTCTTATAAAACCATTCTTGACGCAGTACATGAGAAAGACCTTAAAATTGTAATTACTGTAGCTTTGGGAGCCATTTTTGGTCTTTTAAGTTTTGCCAGGTTGTTGAAATGGATGTTTACCCACTATAAAAACTTAACGCTAGCACTTCTTACCGGTTTTATCCTTGGGTCATTAAATAAAATTTGGCCTTGGAAAAAAGTTTTGGAAACCAAGACTTTTGGTGATAAAACTATCGTAATTGATGATGCAAATATTTGGCCATCAGCCTTTGAAGGAGACAACCAACTAATATTTGCCGTAATCCTAGCTATAATCGGTTTTTCGCTTATTTTTATCTTGGAAAGATTAGCTTCCAAAAAATAA
- a CDS encoding shikimate dehydrogenase family protein, giving the protein MEKIEKKENRYGLLGKEISYSFSQAYFTKKFEDAGMVNHSYENFDIPTISRFEAIIAQKNIKGINVTIPYKEQVIPYLSHLDPKAEKIGAVNTVKFTQNGLKGYNTDAFGFQKSMEPLLKPHHTKALILGTGGASKAIRFVLGELGIEHTYVSRTKKKNQFTYEELNQKIIEEHTLIVNCTPLGTYPDIDEKPPIPYSYLGKKHFLFDLIYNPEITSFLAAGKEKNATICNGLKMLELQAEKSWEIWNSSEK; this is encoded by the coding sequence ATGGAAAAAATAGAAAAGAAAGAAAACAGGTACGGCCTGCTAGGTAAGGAAATTTCATATTCTTTTTCCCAAGCCTATTTCACAAAAAAATTCGAAGATGCTGGAATGGTCAATCACAGTTATGAGAACTTTGATATTCCGACAATTTCACGATTTGAAGCCATAATCGCACAAAAAAATATTAAGGGAATCAATGTTACTATTCCCTATAAAGAGCAAGTAATTCCATATCTATCCCATTTGGACCCAAAAGCGGAAAAAATTGGTGCTGTAAATACGGTAAAGTTCACACAGAATGGCCTAAAAGGATACAATACAGATGCCTTTGGTTTTCAAAAATCCATGGAGCCTTTACTAAAACCTCATCATACCAAAGCTCTTATTCTTGGAACAGGGGGGGCATCAAAAGCTATCCGCTTTGTTTTGGGTGAATTGGGAATTGAACATACCTACGTTTCTAGGACCAAAAAGAAAAATCAGTTCACTTACGAAGAATTAAACCAGAAAATCATTGAGGAACATACACTCATAGTAAATTGTACTCCTTTGGGCACTTATCCTGATATTGATGAAAAACCGCCTATACCGTACTCCTATCTTGGAAAAAAACACTTTTTGTTTGATCTTATCTATAATCCAGAAATAACGTCGTTTTTGGCAGCTGGTAAGGAAAAAAATGCAACTATCTGTAATGGACTGAAAATGTTAGAGTTACAAGCAGAGAAGTCATGGGAAATTTGGAATTCCAGTGAAAAATAG
- a CDS encoding DUF368 domain-containing protein, producing the protein MHQPRTFIDNFFLVIKGLCMGAANKVPGVSGGIVAFVGGFYEEFIYSLQKINSKAFKLLLNGRFRSFYQYTNINFLMLLILGMLISYFSVSRVLDYFLEQRELFVWATFFGMILGSIYYIFKDFNHWNKRTIPAGIIGLLIGISISFLSPAKENDNLFFIFFCGIISVSGMTLPGLSGSFILILLGNYVLLLVDSVNALYDTFSEVFSGNYSFLDNPKRMATLKILAVFTLGSATGLVTFSHLLSFLLKHYKAISTAVIIGFITGSLGVVWPWKRTMFKVDEFGFTLLDSNGDKIPLNYERYLPNFADSETWWALFFVIIGILVLLILDWYGKNRKERKQVRPAR; encoded by the coding sequence ATGCATCAGCCCAGAACGTTTATTGATAACTTCTTTTTGGTCATTAAAGGCCTTTGTATGGGAGCTGCAAACAAGGTGCCCGGTGTTTCAGGAGGCATTGTAGCTTTTGTTGGGGGTTTTTATGAAGAATTTATATACTCGCTTCAAAAAATCAATTCCAAAGCATTCAAATTATTGCTAAATGGTAGGTTCAGGAGTTTTTATCAATATACCAACATCAACTTTTTAATGCTTCTTATACTTGGAATGCTGATTAGTTATTTCAGTGTTTCAAGAGTCCTAGATTATTTTTTGGAGCAAAGGGAACTCTTTGTATGGGCTACTTTTTTTGGTATGATCCTGGGTTCTATCTATTACATTTTCAAAGATTTTAATCATTGGAACAAAAGGACCATCCCGGCGGGAATAATAGGCTTACTTATCGGTATTTCCATAAGTTTTTTAAGCCCGGCGAAAGAAAACGATAATTTGTTCTTTATTTTTTTCTGCGGAATCATTAGTGTATCTGGGATGACATTACCTGGGCTTTCCGGCTCCTTCATCCTTATCCTTTTGGGTAATTATGTTTTATTATTGGTTGATTCCGTGAATGCATTGTATGATACCTTCTCAGAGGTTTTTTCAGGAAATTATAGTTTTCTTGATAATCCAAAACGAATGGCAACCCTTAAAATACTAGCTGTTTTCACCTTGGGTTCAGCTACAGGATTGGTTACTTTTTCGCATCTATTGAGTTTTTTGCTCAAGCATTATAAAGCGATTTCAACAGCGGTAATTATTGGTTTTATCACAGGCTCACTTGGTGTTGTATGGCCATGGAAACGGACAATGTTCAAAGTAGATGAATTTGGATTTACATTGCTCGATAGCAATGGGGACAAAATTCCGCTTAATTATGAGCGGTACCTCCCAAATTTTGCGGATTCTGAAACATGGTGGGCTTTGTTTTTTGTAATAATAGGAATTTTGGTATTATTGATTTTGGATTGGTATGGAAAAAATAGAAAAGAAAGAAAACAGGTACGGCCTGCTAGGTAA